One genomic segment of Panicum virgatum strain AP13 chromosome 2N, P.virgatum_v5, whole genome shotgun sequence includes these proteins:
- the LOC120658638 gene encoding transmembrane protein 230-like has translation MPTRRHVQYSSLPTEDRDNLRFTYTPKSHRKIPWKSIALALFLLLIGILLLSLSYFIFTSHVEGDDSQAYGLLFLGVLAFLPGYYVTRVAYYSWRGAPGYTFASIPDY, from the exons ATGCCAACCAGACGCCATGTTCAATATTCATCTCTTCCTACAGAGGACAGAGATAATCTACGGTTCACATATACTCCAAAATCTCATAGGAAAATTCCATGGAAGTCAATTGCCCTAGCACTTTTTCTCCTCCTCATAGGGATTTTACTCCTCTCCCTGTCATATTTTATATTCACAAGTCACGTGGAGGGTGATGATTCTCAGGCATATGGCCTCTTATTCCTGGGTGTGCTTGCTTTCCTTCCCG GCTATTACGTGACCCGAGTTGCTTACTATTCCTGGAGAGGAGCACCAGGGTACACCTTTGCATCCATCCCAGATTATTAG
- the LOC120658583 gene encoding uncharacterized protein LOC120658583 has translation MAPTRGAGGEVRLPPMNALEILRETVRVLRGDPHAFTSILFLLLCPASGCLLLSAAALDGTVVLPLARRLLVAAAASGLPLTHFVRQLAHHLAATLVSAVVSFPALLTLLLAARAAVAYSVAAVYAGKPLAAGDITLLARRAWPRLAATYALGCAAVAAGLVAFFALLVTSCSTLKAMLYPPDIVVCAGLFTVLAYSVVYAHTIIICNLGGVIAVLEEVAEFNALRRSVQLMRGQTHVGLLIFLGSTIGLAFVEGLFEHRVKTLSYGDGSSRLWEGPLLVLMYSFVMLIDSMMSAVFYFTCRSSSLDFLDEEGASVEELEMMRADNSDAVR, from the coding sequence ATGGCGCCGACGCGGGGCGCGGGAGGAGAGGTGCGGCTGCCGCCGATGAACGCGCTGGAGATCCTGCGGGAGACGGTGCGCGTGCTGCGCGGGGACCCGCACGCGTTCACGTCCATCCTGTTCCTGCTGCTCTGCCCGGCGTCCGGGTGCCTACtcctgtcggcggcggcgctggacgggACCGTCGTGCTGCCGCTGGCCCGGAGGCTCCTcgtcgcggccgcggcgtcgggGCTCCCGCTCACGCATTTCGTCAGGCAGCTGGcgcaccacctcgccgccaCGCTCGTGTCCGCCGTCGTCTCGTTCCCGGCGCTACTcacgctcctcctcgccgcccgcgccgccgtggcgtaCTCCGTGGCCGCCGTGTACGCCGGGAAGCCGCTCGCTGCCGGGGACATCACCCTCCTCGCTCGCCGCGCGtggccgcgcctcgccgccacctACGCGCTCgggtgcgccgccgtcgccgccggcctcgtcgcCTTCTTCGCACTCCTCGTCACCTCCTGCTCCACGCTGAAGGCCATGCTCTACCCGCCTGACATTGTCGTTTGCGCGGGCCTCTTCACCGTTCTCGCCTACTCCGTGGTGTACGCCCACACTATCATTATCTGCAACCTCGGCGGCGTCATCGCCGTTCTCGAGGAAGTGGCTGAGTTCAACGCGCTGCGCCGGTCGGTGCAGCTGATGCGTGGGCAGACCCATGTCGGGCTGCTCATCTTTCTTGGATCCACCATTGGCCTGGCCTTCGTCGAGGGGCTGTTTGAGCACAGAGTGAAGACCCTGAGCTATGGTGATGGGTCATCACGTCTTTGGGAGGGGCCATTGCTTGTCCTTATGTACTCTTTCGTGATGTTGATCGATTCGATGATGAGCGCAGTGTTCTACTTCACTTGCCGATCATCGAGCTTGGATTTCTTGGATGAGGAGGGTGCCTCCGTTGAGGAGCTTGAGATGATGAGGGCTGACAAttcagatgctgtcaggtga
- the LOC120658529 gene encoding probable protein S-acyltransferase 22: MRRHGWQLPYHPLQVVAVSVFLALAFAFYVFFAPFVGRKVFQYVVMGLYTPLVLCVFFLYIWCAAANPADPGVFKSKKYMSLYGSGKHKYLKESRKGVSDTRLQLEETGGKQEHEVAVSSEKSMTQHKDKNPSCCSSTFSAFLLIFYPVSSIFSCCQSHEWPSEQQASEEGMFFCSLCEVQVLKYSKHCRVCDKCVDGFDHHCRWLNNCIGKRNYRRFFVLMSTALVLLILQSAIGVLVLVLCFVERKEFSIQIVSKLGSSFSLVPFVIVVASCSILAMVASLPIAQLLFFHILLIKKGISTYDYIIALREQDQEDVSGQQSPQMSRVSSYTGLSSASSFGPLRRGSWCTPPRLFLEDQYDVIPSEAGSSHNSATKRKGDEVRRKKGSGAVKISPWALARLNAEEVSRVAAEARKKSKVLLPIRKDDYSRGHETDSSYGGMSSGRIDLGPDSKRRTNRRGRQPSDLSLKPVAKISTDAIDSTGIEMPPEALSSLAPLQLEARSAFHPSRAASSANVGGSSPDSSLDSPDVHLYRVSAVSSSGAEELQLTALTAPGCTPQQGIELSRSTSDGYEASGGEDSDRIPSRIVHRSSNWASIILNSDQSASSSGILVPKNRLS; encoded by the exons ATGAGGCGGCACGGGTGGCAGCTCCCGTACCACCCTCTCCAG GTGGTTGCCGTGTCCGTGTTCTTGGCGCTGGCGTTCGCGTTCTACGTGTTCTTCGCCCCCTTCGTTGGGAGGAAGGTGTTCCAGTACGTGGTCATGGGGCTCTACACTCCGCTG GTTTTATGTGTCTTCTTTCTATACATCTGGTGTGCTGCAGCGAACCCAGCAGACCCAGGGGTCTTCAAATCAAAGAAATATATGAGCTTGTATGGAAGTGGAAAACACAAGTATCTGAAGGAATCTAGAAAAGGTGTTTCAGATACTCGGTTGCAACTAGAGGAAACTGGAGGAAAGCAAGAACATGAGGTTGCAGTATCTAGTGAGAAGTCAATGACTCAACACAAGGACAAGAATCCATCTTGCTGCAGTTCAACTTTCTCCGCATTTCTCCTTATATTCTACCCTGTCTCTTCTATTTTCTCCTGCTGTCAATCACATGAATGGCCCTCTGAGCAGCAAGCCAGTGAGGAAGGGATGTTTTTCTGCAGCCTATGTGAAGTTCAG GTGTTGAAGTATAGTAAGCACTGCAGAGTTTGTGACAAATGCGTAGATGGTTTTGATCATCACTGCCGG TGGCTCAACAATTGTATTGGAAAAAGAAACTACAGGAGGTTTTTTGTTCTAATGTCTACTGCCCTTGTCTTG CTTATCCTACAATCAGCAATTGGAGTACTGGTGCTAGTGCTATGCTTCGTCGAGCGGAAGGAATTCTCTATTCAAATTGTCTCAAAGCTAGGGAGCAGCTTCTCTTTGGTGCCCTTCGTGATTGTGGTG GCATCATGTAGCATCCTAGCCATGGTTGCTTCACTCCCGATTGCCCAACTTCTTTTTTTCCACATTCTTCTTATCAAGAAG GGAATCAGTACATATGACTACATCATTGCCCTGAGAGAGCAAGACCAAGAAGATGTTAGTGGGCAGCAGAGTCCACAGATGTCTCGTGTTAGCTCCTACACTGGACTCAGCAGTGCTAGTTCCTTTGGTCCACTTCGTCGTGGGTCGTGGTGCACTCCTCCAAGGTTGTTTCTTGAAGATCAG TATGATGTTATTCCATCAGAGGCTGGCTCTTCGCATAATTCTGCTACCAAGAGAAAAGGAGATGAAGTAAGAAGGAAGAAGGGCTCAGGGGCTGTGAAAATAAGTCCATGGGCATTGGCTCGTCTTAACGCAGAAGAAGTTTCCAGAGTTGCTGCAGAGGCACGGAAGAAGTCCAAAGTTTTATTGCCTATCAGAAAAGATGACTATTCACGAGGCCATGAGACAGATAGTAGCTATGGAGGTATGAGCAGTGGCAGGATTGATCTAGGGCCTGATAGCAAGAGGAGAACGAACAGAAGAGGAAGACAGCCGAGTGATCTCTCGCTCAAACCTGTCGCAAAGATATCTACAGATGCTATTGATAGTACAGGCATCGAAATGCCCCCTGAAGCACTCTCCAGTTTAGCACCATTACAACTCGAGGCACGGAGTGCCTTCCATCCTAGTAGAGCTGCATCTTCCGCAAACGTAGGCGGATCATCTCCAGATAGCAGTTTGGATTCGCCTGATGTGCACCTGTACCGAGTCTCAGCTGTCTCCTCATCTGGAGCTGAAGAACTGCAACTGACAGCCCTCACTGCCCCAGGATGCACTCCACAGCAAGGGATCGAGCTGTCGAGATCGACCAGCGACGGGTATGAAGCATCAGGGGGTGAAGACAGTGACCGCATTCCGTCAAGGATAGTGCACCGCTCGTCGAACTGGGCAAGCATCATCCTCAACTCCGATCAGAGCGCGTCCTCATCAGGCATCCTCGTGCCAAAGAACAGATTGTCCTGA
- the LOC120658503 gene encoding formin-like protein 5: protein MALFRKFFLKKTPDRLLEISERVYVFDCCFSTDSMGEDEYRDYLSGIVAQLQEFFPDASFMVSNFWSGDKRSRISDILSEYDMTVMDYPQQYEGCPLLQLEMIHHFLKSCENWLSVEGQHNMLLMHCERGGWPVLAFMLAGLLLYRKTYTGEQKTLEMVYKQARRDFIQHFFPLNPQPSHLRYLHYITRQGSGSEWPPISRPLILDSVVLHVVPRFDGEGGCRPYLRVHGQDSSPGNKSAKVLFEMPKTKKHLLCYGQAEAPIKISASCRVQGDVVLECVHIGDNLEHKEIMFRVMFNTAFIQSNILGLNRDDIDVSWNMNNQFPRDFRAEVLFSDPDSFKPAVATVEVADDGDETDVASVDTGDEFYEAEEDWHDARRDPETQSVDGRLSLDGIAALDGVEANEERSSLVKHDIDGDVKTVISHFENPEGLQQAQQDLVKAKLNHTGGQENSDVQDIQVVATSVDSEGHKFTSICQEDTKDVIAQTLVTTVDPTCSVEIQCQTNEPTKNLKYADLDYTAFDAPRSLSCTDGDTHSRTTTKGGLQNGDIKIITENTVIVDNELVIYEEKTIVDNGNIIPEVKNVVNEKSGIPKIGRTTIKSRNAHDNSCGSIKSVKPSDTADGKLDQGKLEDGLEETIPTKHTNVNDRIVVLPATEVATEIKTKRQGPVGKQDVSIVLPQSRTEARASSPKFESDDRGQIPDKAVLSMLKKMAAGNAAQTEQPKVAKPKTIRRWVSPKRESDATSVHRPSHPPSRYYSSPAALVIRSMSTDGKIKAVKDAPLVSLIEPHSSHLTEESVSTQSTPSPARRSLLPGAQIASRSEAPPPPPPPSALPNSSSSSMPMHGGSPMSSGAQKQTFAPPPPPPPPPPPPRSGIGGNTPSPPTPPPMLNNIVTTLLPPPPPPPPPPPPPKLSSSVPPPPPPPPFTITCSSVPSPPPPPPPPPPRSMAHSAPPPPSLRSSAPLPPPLSVTRSAPPPPPPPPPPPPPPPLAATTYSRAPPPPPPLLTCSSAPPPPPPPPSRGAPPPPPPPPSRGALPPPPPPPPPGQGAPSPPPPPPPPPPGRGAPPPPPPPPGRGAPPPPPPPPGRGAPPPPPPPPSAHGGPPPPLGARPGPPPPPPPPGAPPPPPPLGPRPGAPPPPPSSRPGAPPPPPPPGLRPGAPPPPPPPGGSGRAPPPPPAPGGRLGGPPPPPPPGGRASGAPAPPRAPGVPPPPGGNPSLGRGRGAARPLGSAYGAAASRKSTLKPLHWVKVTRALQGSLWEELQRNGDLQSVSEFDISELESLFPAAVPKSDDSSKSERRKSLGSKPEKVHLIELRRANNTEIMLTKVKMPLSDLVSAALALDQSTLDVDQVENLIKFCPTKEEMELLKNYNGDKDNLGKCEQFFLELMKVPRMESKLRVFSFKIQFGSQVADLRKSLNIIDSSCNEIRSSLKLKEIMKKILLLGNTLNQGTARGAAVGFRLDSLLKLTDTRATNNKMTLMHYLCKVLAARSPQLLNFYVDLVSLDAASKIQLKMLAEEMQAVSKGLEKVQLEYDASERDGPVSEIFCKKLKEFTDNAGADVQSLSSLFSEVGKKADALIKYFGEDPVRCPFEQVISTLLTFVTTFRKAHEENLKQAELEKKKADKEAEAEKAKSAQLTSKNDYKLSNPSRQAKQTIERTRSANRRGRDVG from the exons atggCGCTCTTCCGCAAGTTCTTCCTCAAGAAGACCCCGGATCGGCTGCTCGAGATCTCCGAGCGCGTCTACG TTTTTGACTGCTGCTTCTCAACTGATTCCATGGGTGAGGATGAGTATCGGGATTACTTGAGCGGCATTGTTGCGCAGTTGCAGGAATTTTTCCCAGACGCATCATTCATGGTATCCAATTTCTGGTCTGGGGACAAGAGGAGCCGGATTTCAGATATATTATCCGAGTATGACATGACAGTAATGGACTACCCACAACAATATGAAGGATGTCCGTTGCTTCAGCTTGAGATGATTCACCATTTCTTGAAATCATGTGAAAATTGGCTATCAGTGGAAGGACAGCATAACATGCTCTTGATGCATTGTGAGAGAGGGGGATGGCCAGTTCTTGCATTTATGTTGGCTGGACTCCTTTTGTATCGGAAAACATACACTGGCGAGCAGAAGACACTAGAGATGGTCTACAAGCAGGCTCGCAGGGACTTTATACAGCATTTTTTCCCATTAAATCCTCAGCCTTCGCATTTGAGATACTTGCACTATATAACCAGGCAAGGAAGTGGTTCAGAATGGCCTCCTATTAGCCGGCCTCTTATCCTAGATTCAGTTGTTCTCCATGTTGTTCCGCGGTTTGACGGCGAAGGAGGTTGTAGGCCGTATTTACGTGTACATGGGCAAGACTCTAGTCCTGGTAACAAGAGCGCAAAGGTCCTTTTTGAAATGCCAAAGACAAAGAAGCATCTTCTGTGTTATGGACAG GCAGAAGCCCCGATAAAAATCAGTGCATCCTGCCGTGTTCAAGGAGATGTGGTTCTTGAATGCGTTCATATTGGCGATAACCTAGAGCATAAGGAAATAATGTTCCGGGTCATGTTCAACACTGCATTCATTCAATCAAACATCCTTGGACTGAATCGTGATGATATTGATGTTTCTTGGAATATGAATAATCAGTTTCCAAGGGATTTTCGTGCTGAG GTACTTTTTTCGGACCCTGATTCGTTCAAGCCTGCTGTCGCCACCGTGGAGGTAGCTGATGATGGGGATGAGACTGATGTTGCTTCGGTAGACACGGGAGATGAATTTTACGAAGCAGAGGAGGATTGGCATGATGCTAGAAGGGATCCAGAAACTCAGTCAGTTGATGGTAGATTATCGTTAGATGGCATTGCAGCATTGGATGGCGTGGAAGCAAATGAAGAAAGGAGCAGCCTAGTTAAGCATGATATTGATGGTGATGTGAAGACTGTTATATCCCACTTTGAGAATCCAGAAGGTTTGCAGCAGGCCCAGCAGGATCTCGTTAAGGCTAAATTAAATCACACAGGTGGCCAAGAGAACAGTGATGTGCAGGACATACAGGTGGTTGCTACATCTGTTGATTCAGAGGGACACAAATTCACATCTATCTGCCAGGAGGACACGAAAGATGTAATTGCACAAACTTTAGTAACGACAGTGGATCCAACTTGCAGTGTTGAAATTCAATGCCAGACCAACGAACcaacaaaaaatttgaaatatgCTGATCTGGATTACACTGCTTTTGATGCGCCCAGAAGTTTGTCATGCACAGATGGGGATACCCACTCTAGAACTACAACAAAAGGAGGACTGCAGAATGGTGATATCAAGATTATTACTGAGAATACTGTAATCGTAGACAATGAGCTAGTGATCTATGAAGAGAAAACTATAGTTGATAATGGTAACATTATTCCGGAAGTAAAAAATGTTGTCAATGAGAAGAGTGGTATTCCTAAGATAGGCAGAACAACTATTAAGAGTAGGAATGCACATGATAACAGCTGTGGCAGTATTAAATCTGTCAAACCTTCTGATACAGCTGATGGCAAATTGGATCAGGGAAAATTAGAGGATGGCCTTGAAGAAACCATACCTACAAAGCACACCAATGTAAATGACAGAATTGTTGTGTTACCAGCCACTGAAGTAGCAACTGAAATAAAAACCAAGAGACAGGGTCCTGTTGGCAAACAAGATGTTAGCATAGTACTTCCTCAAAGTCGAACAGAGGCTAGGGCTAGCAGCCCGAAGTTTGAAAGTGATGACCGAGGGCAAATCCCTGATAAAGCTGTGTTGTCaatgttgaagaagatggcagcAGGCAATGCAGCCCAGACAGAACAACCAAAGGTTGCCAAGCCGAAAACAATACGGAGATGGGTTTCTCCAAAAAGGGAATCTGATGCTACCTCTGTGCATAGGCCATCACATCCACCATCCAGATACTATAGTTCACCAGCTGCACTGGTTATACGATCCATGTCTACAGATGGCAAAATCAAAGCTGTGAAGGATGCACCTCTAGTATCGCTGATTGAACCACATAGTAGTCACTTAACAGAAGAGTCAGTATCTACGCAGTCTACTCCATCACCTGCACGACGATCCTTGCTACCGGGTGCACAAATTGCATCAAGAAGCGAagctccaccgcctccgcctccaccatcAGCTCTGCCCAACTCCTCTTCAAGTTCCATGCCTATGCATGGGGGGTCACCAATGTCTTCTGGAGCACAAAAACAGACCTttgcccctccccctcctcccccacccccacccccaccaccgAGGTCAGGCATTGGTGGAAATACTCCATCACCTCCAACACCGCCTCCAATGCTGAACAACATTGTCACtacgctgctgccgccgccgccgccgccaccaccaccaccaccaccaccaaagcTAAGTTCAAGTGTCCCacccccacctcctccacccccaTTCACCATAACATGTTCAAGtgttccttctcctcctccgccgccaccaccacctccaccacgaTCAATGGCACATTCCGCTCCTCCACCACCATCCTTGCGTTCTAGTGCTCCACTGCCACCCCCTCTCTCAGTTACACGTtctgctccacctcctcctccgccgccgccgccaccgccaccgccaccaccactagCAGCTACAACATATTCTagagctcctcctccaccacctcctctaTTGACATGTTCAtcagcgcctcctcctccacccccaccaccTAGCCGAGGAgcaccccctcccccacccccaccccccagcCGAGGAgcgctccctccccctcccccacccccaccccctggCCAGGGAGCGCCTTCGCCCCCACCTCCAcccccacctcctccccctGGACGAGGAGCACCCCCacctccaccccctccccctggtCGAGGAGCAcccccacctccacctcctccccctgGCCGAGGtgcacccccacccccacctccTCCCCCAAGCGCACATGGAGGCCCTCCACCCCCTCTAGGTGCTCGCCCtggccctccacctcctccaccccctcctggagctccacctccaccacctcctctaGGTCCAAGGCCAGgagctccacctcctcctccaagtTCACGACCAGGAGccccacctccaccacctcctccaggtCTGCGACCAGGAGCTCCACCTCCGCCACCCCCACCTGGAGGTAGTGGGAGAGCACCCCCACCACCTCCTGCACCTGGAGGGCGGCTTGgtggccctcctcctccccctcctccaggCGGGCGTGCATCAGGTGCGCCAGCTCCACCTAGAGCACCTGGTGTACCACCACCACCGGGAGGTAATCCTTCCTTAGGCAGAGGACGTGGGGCTGCACGCCCTCTAGGATCAGCATATGGGGCTGCTGCCTCACGCAAGTCAACATTGAAGCCTCTGCATTGGGTCAAAGTGACAAGGGCCCTGCAAGGTAGCCTGTGGGAGGAATTACAACGCAATGGTGACCTACAGag TGTTTCAGAGTTTGATATATCAGAACTTGAAAGCCTTTTTCCGGCAGCAGTTCCAAAGTCTGATGACAGCTCAAAATCTGAACGTAGAAAATCACTTGGCTCGAAACCAGAAAAAGTTCACCTG ATCGAGTTGAGGAGGGCAAATAACACAGAAATCATGCTAACAAAAGTGAAGATGCCACTCTCAGATTTGGTG AGTGCAGCTCTGGCACTGGATCAATCGACCTTGGATGTTGATCAAGTTGAGAATCTCATAAAGTTTTGTCCTACGAAAGAAGAAATGGAACTTCTCAAG AATTACAATGGAGACAAGGACAACCTTGGGAAGTGTGAACAG TTCTTCTTAGAATTAATGAAAGTGCCACGAATGGAGTCAAAACTGCGAGTGTTCTCCTTCAAGATCCAGTTTGGTTCGCAAGTCGCAGATCTTAGAAAAAGCTTGAACATCATAGATTCTTCATGCAATGAG ATCCGAAGTTCTCTCAAGTTGAAAGAAATAATGAAGAAAATCCTTCTCCTCGGGAATACGCTGAACCAGGGAACTGCTAGAG GTGCTGCGGTAGGCTTCCGGTTGGACAGTCTTCTAAAACTTACTGATACCCGAGCAACAAATAATAAGATGACATTAATGCACTACCTCTGCAAG GTACTTGCTGCAAGATCTCCACAGCTTTTAAACTTCTATGTCGATCTTGTTAGTTTAGATGCCGCGTCAAAG ATACAACTAAAAATGCTGGCTGAGGAAATGCAAGCAGTTAGCAAAGGGCTGGAAAAGGTTCAGCTGGAGTATGATGCTTCAGAAAGGGATGGTCCGGTATCAGAAATATTTTGCAAG AAACTGAAAGAGTTCACGGACAATGCTGGAGCTGATGTGCAGTCGTTATCTTCTCTGTTTTCTGAAGTG GGCAAAAAGGCTGACGCACTGATTAAATACTTTGGTGAGGATCCCGTTCGTTGCCCCTTTGAGCAAG TGATCTCTACCCTATTAACTTTCGTAACAACATTTCGAAAAGCACATGAGGAGAACCTCAAACAAGCTGAGCTTGAGAAGAAAAAAGCTGACAAGGAGGCAGAAGCCGAGAAGGCCAAAAGTGCTCAGTTGACTAGCAAAAAT GACTATAAACTGTCAAATCCAAGCCGGCAAGCTAAACAAACTATAGAGAGGACAAGGTCTGCGAACAGACGAGGAAGAGACGTGGGATGA